TCACCGCGTTCTGGCTGGAACTCGCCTACGGCGCCGGGCTGCTGGCCCCCGACGGCGAGGCCGACGAACGCTGGGCCCCGACCCCCGCCTACGACACCTGGCTCCAGCAGCCCACCGCCGAGCGCTGGGCCCTGCTCGCCCGCACCTGGCTCGCCGGCACCCGGGTCGCCGCCCTCACCGGCACCCCGGACGGCAAGGGCAAGGCCCGGGCCGCGCTCGGCCCCGAACTCGACCGCACCCTGGCGCCGACCGTGCGCCGCGCCGCCCTCACCGCGCTGGCCGGCCTGCCGCCGGGCTCCACCTCCACCGCCGAAGGCCTGCTCCCCGCCATGCGCTGGCACCGCCCGCTGCGCGGCGGCCCGGCCACCGCCGAGGGCCGCGACCTGCGCGACGAACTCACCGACTGGACCCTCACCGAGGCCGAGCAGCTCGGCGTCACCGGCCGCGGCGCCCTGTCCTCGCAGGCCCGCGCCCTGCTGGAGGGCCGGGACGCGGCCGCCGTGCTGGCCCCGCTGCTCCCCCGCCCGCTGGACCACGTGATCCTCCAGCCGGACCTCACCGCCATCGCCCCGGGCCCGCTGCTCGCCCCGCTCGCCCAGGCCCTCGCCCTCTGCGCCGACGTGGAGTCCAAGGGCGGCGCGACGGTCTACCGCTTCACCACCGAGTCCGTCCGGCGGGCCCTGGACGCCGGGCGCAGCGCCGCCGACCTGCACGCCTTCCTGGAGCAGCACTCCCGCACGCCCGTCCCGCAGCCGCTCAGCTACCTGGTCGACGACGTGGCCCGCCGGCACGGCGTGCTGCGGGTCGGCGCCGCCTCCTCGTACCTGCGCTGCGACGACCCGGCGCTGCTCGCCGAGGTGCTGGCCGACCGCCGCTCCGCCGACCTGCGGCTGCGGCTGCTGGCACCCACCGTGCTGGCCGCCCAGGCGGGCCCCGAGGCGCTGCTGACCGCCCTGCGCCAGATGGGCTACGCGCCGGCCGCCGAGTCGGCCGAGGGCGACGTGCTGATCTCCCGCCCGGGCAGCCACCGCACCCCGCCGCGCACCGCGCCCACCCCCGTGCCGGACGGCCCGCCCGTCCCGGACGACGCGCTGCTCGGCGCGGCGGTCAAGGCCGTCCGGGCCGGCGACCGGGCGGCCACCGCCGTCCGCCGGGAGACCGTCACCGGCCCGGCCGCCACCCCGCACCAGGACGGCCCGGCCCGCACCGACACCCGGCAGCTGCCCCGCTCGCAGGCGGCGGACACGCTGGCCGCGCTGCAGACGGCGGTGCTGCTCGGCGAGCGGATGTGGATCGGCTACATCAACGCCGAGGGCCTGGCCTCCCAGCGGGTGATCGACCCGGTGAAG
The sequence above is a segment of the Kitasatospora sp. NBC_00240 genome. Coding sequences within it:
- a CDS encoding helicase C-terminal domain-containing protein, translating into MTAQQGEQRPGAAAAGPRTLAEELRSRPDVALAALLRSRPDLLNPVPGDLTQLSARLSSRASALRALERLDRFTLQAAEALAALPDGSPLTAVRNLLTGPARVRPHPGATPLGPAERAAVTEALPGALATLRERALLWGPDTALHLVIAAREALAPSAANPGRTGLGPTLAEATVGMSPARLQQLLASAGLPPTPDPVTAVAALAALLADRKRCAALLDQAPEPSLRLLDRLVWGPPNGTVPDATRPVTAEDARSPVEWLIARGLLLPSSPGSVVLPRELALHLRGGRSHRSVEPVPPAALAGPAVRDPQAVDSAAAGQAHTAVTTVEELLDLWGLQPPATLRAGGVGVRDLKRAAQALDSSEPVTAFWLELAYGAGLLAPDGEADERWAPTPAYDTWLQQPTAERWALLARTWLAGTRVAALTGTPDGKGKARAALGPELDRTLAPTVRRAALTALAGLPPGSTSTAEGLLPAMRWHRPLRGGPATAEGRDLRDELTDWTLTEAEQLGVTGRGALSSQARALLEGRDAAAVLAPLLPRPLDHVILQPDLTAIAPGPLLAPLAQALALCADVESKGGATVYRFTTESVRRALDAGRSAADLHAFLEQHSRTPVPQPLSYLVDDVARRHGVLRVGAASSYLRCDDPALLAEVLADRRSADLRLRLLAPTVLAAQAGPEALLTALRQMGYAPAAESAEGDVLISRPGSHRTPPRTAPTPVPDGPPVPDDALLGAAVKAVRAGDRAATAVRRETVTGPAATPHQDGPARTDTRQLPRSQAADTLAALQTAVLLGERMWIGYINAEGLASQRVIDPVKVEGGFVTAFDHHSDELRTFALHRITGVAELEDTA